One genomic window of Salvia miltiorrhiza cultivar Shanhuang (shh) chromosome 4, IMPLAD_Smil_shh, whole genome shotgun sequence includes the following:
- the LOC131020106 gene encoding thiol-disulfide oxidoreductase LTO1-like isoform X2, which produces MAAKASTSFFSILSSPSSSSSLFFHRTPFLCPASLSATSLPKFKERIPGLGHVLVTVNCVSERSKQAAEPEPEIAPSPSSESPSSSSVAGADNDADISAYKWIVALGGIGLLETAYLTYLKLTGSDAFCPTGGGSCTTILTSDYSSVFGVPLPLFGMLAYGLVASLGLQLGTEKRTFDTGKSNGEIILVGITTSMAVASAYFLYILSTEFSGESCLYCLASATLSFSLFFITLKRFGLQEIQKILGLQLFVASLVVIALTASYNTAQPGSLSMMETEIPYFETEITKESSPLAIALAKHLHSVGAKLYGAFWCSHCLDQKEIFGREAAKILDYVECFPDGVNKGTKMAQACVDVKLEGFPTWIIDGQVLSGEKQLSELATLSGFGLEDNAETK; this is translated from the exons ATGGCGGCCAAGGCGTCGACCAGTTTCTTCAGCATATTATCATctccatcatcttcttcttctctgtTTTTCCATCGGACTCCATTTCTCTGTCCGGCTTCACTCTCAGCTACTTCGCTTCCCAAATTCAAG GAAAGAATTCCGGGGCTAGGGCACGTGTTGGTTACGGTGAATTGCGTGTCGGAGCGTAGCAAACAGGCTGCGGAACCGGAGCCTGAAATAGCTCCCTCGCCGTCGTCGGAATCTCCATCGTCTTCTTCTGTTGCCGGTGCCGATAACGACGCGGACATCTCAGCATACAAATGGATTGTGGCTCTTGGAGGGATTGGATTGCTGGAGACAGCGTATTTGACTTACCTTAAACTCACGGGTTCGGACGCTTTCTGCCCCACGGGTGGAGGCTCGTGCACCACCATCCTGACAAGTGATTACTCCTCCGTTTTTG GTGTTCCTTTGCCATTGTTTGGCATGCTTGCATATGGTTTAGTTGCAAGCCTTGGCTTACAATTGGGTACGGAGAAAAGGACATTTGATACTGGAAAATCTAATGGCGAGATTATCTTAGTTGGAATTACTACCTCGATGGCAGTTGCTAGTGCATATTTCTTGTACATTCTGAGCACTGAGTTTTCTGGAGAGTCGTGTTTATATTGTTTGGCGTCTGCAACATTATCCTTCAGCTTATTCTTCATAACACTAAAG AGGTTTGGGCTACaagaaattcaaaaaatattgGGCTTACAGCTATTTGTAGCTAGCTTGGTGGTTATTGCGTTGACTGCATCTTACAATACTGCCCAACCAGGTTCATTAAG CATGATGGAGACTGAAATACCGTACTTTGAAACTGAGATCACAAAAGAGTCAAGTCCTTTGGCCATTGCTCTGGCAAAACATTTACATTCAGTTGGAGCAAAACTATATGGGGCATTCTGGTGTTCACACTGTCTTGATCAGAAAGAG ATTTTTGGGAGGGAAGCAGCAAAAATATTGGATTATGTGGAGTGCTTCCCTGATGGAGTAAACAAAGGAACTAAAATGGCTCAGGCCTGTGTAGATGTTAAACTTGAAGGATTTCCAACCTGGATAATAGACGGTCAG GTTTTGAGTGGAGAAAAGCAGTTATCAGAGCTTGCTACATTATCTGGATTCGGACTTGAAGATAATGCTGAGACTAAATAG
- the LOC131020106 gene encoding thiol-disulfide oxidoreductase LTO1-like isoform X1, with amino-acid sequence MAAKASTSFFSILSSPSSSSSLFFHRTPFLCPASLSATSLPKFKERIPGLGHVLVTVNCVSERSKQAAEPEPEIAPSPSSESPSSSSVAGADNDADISAYKWIVALGGIGLLETAYLTYLKLTGSDAFCPTGGGSCTTILTSDYSSVFGVPLPLFGMLAYGLVASLGLQLGTEKRTFDTGKSNGEIILVGITTSMAVASAYFLYILSTEFSGESCLYCLASATLSFSLFFITLKRFGLQEIQKILGLQLFVASLVVIALTASYNTAQPGSLSMMETEIPYFETEITKESSPLAIALAKHLHSVGAKLYGAFWCSHCLDQKEIFGREAAKILDYVECFPDGVNKGTKMAQACVDVKLEGFPTWIIDGQVNSQSKMPFTLNQRINFFKKLCPVSYSLNLV; translated from the exons ATGGCGGCCAAGGCGTCGACCAGTTTCTTCAGCATATTATCATctccatcatcttcttcttctctgtTTTTCCATCGGACTCCATTTCTCTGTCCGGCTTCACTCTCAGCTACTTCGCTTCCCAAATTCAAG GAAAGAATTCCGGGGCTAGGGCACGTGTTGGTTACGGTGAATTGCGTGTCGGAGCGTAGCAAACAGGCTGCGGAACCGGAGCCTGAAATAGCTCCCTCGCCGTCGTCGGAATCTCCATCGTCTTCTTCTGTTGCCGGTGCCGATAACGACGCGGACATCTCAGCATACAAATGGATTGTGGCTCTTGGAGGGATTGGATTGCTGGAGACAGCGTATTTGACTTACCTTAAACTCACGGGTTCGGACGCTTTCTGCCCCACGGGTGGAGGCTCGTGCACCACCATCCTGACAAGTGATTACTCCTCCGTTTTTG GTGTTCCTTTGCCATTGTTTGGCATGCTTGCATATGGTTTAGTTGCAAGCCTTGGCTTACAATTGGGTACGGAGAAAAGGACATTTGATACTGGAAAATCTAATGGCGAGATTATCTTAGTTGGAATTACTACCTCGATGGCAGTTGCTAGTGCATATTTCTTGTACATTCTGAGCACTGAGTTTTCTGGAGAGTCGTGTTTATATTGTTTGGCGTCTGCAACATTATCCTTCAGCTTATTCTTCATAACACTAAAG AGGTTTGGGCTACaagaaattcaaaaaatattgGGCTTACAGCTATTTGTAGCTAGCTTGGTGGTTATTGCGTTGACTGCATCTTACAATACTGCCCAACCAGGTTCATTAAG CATGATGGAGACTGAAATACCGTACTTTGAAACTGAGATCACAAAAGAGTCAAGTCCTTTGGCCATTGCTCTGGCAAAACATTTACATTCAGTTGGAGCAAAACTATATGGGGCATTCTGGTGTTCACACTGTCTTGATCAGAAAGAG ATTTTTGGGAGGGAAGCAGCAAAAATATTGGATTATGTGGAGTGCTTCCCTGATGGAGTAAACAAAGGAACTAAAATGGCTCAGGCCTGTGTAGATGTTAAACTTGAAGGATTTCCAACCTGGATAATAGACGGTCAGGTAAACTCACAGTCTAAAATGCCTTTTACTTTGAATCAAAGGATAAATTTCTTTAAGAAACTTTGTCCTGTTTCGTATTCATTGAACTTGGTGTGA
- the LOC131020108 gene encoding UPF0548 protein At2g17695-like: MLFLSLYRPSHQEQKKCIKKSGDFNYDTKYKGATAKPASALKQDKDLSDGSFLVNHARVLVGSGHETFERGKSALQNWRHFSLNWAFVDPNTPIESGVKFCVCTKAIFPWLLMPLKVVYVDDSRNERNAVASYGFGSGTLQGHLLAGEECFSITMDEQKDVWYEIRSFSKPANPLSFIGYPYVLLKQKHFARESTLAMQKHLSAKLDDNICKHLCVEQHPEKETMWL; encoded by the exons ATGCTTTTCCTATCCTTGTACCGTCCATCTCATCAAGAACAGAAGAAATGCATTAAGAA GTCTGGTGACTTTAATTATGACACTAAATATAAAGGTGCTACAGCTAAACCCGCTTCTGCTCTTAAGCAAGACAAGGATCTTTCAGATGGCAGTTTTCTGGTTAACCATGCCAGAGTTTTAGTTGGTTCAGGTCATGAGACGTTTGAGAGAGGCAAAAGTGCTCTTCAGAATTGGAG GCATTTCAGTCTGAACTGGGCATTTGTCGATCCCAACACTCCTATTGAGAGTGGGGTGAAGTTTTGTGTGTGCACAAAAGCGATTTTTCCTTGGCTTCTGATGCCATTAAAAGTTGTTTACGTTGATGACTCCAGGAACGAAAGGAATGCTGTGGCCTCGTATGGTTTTGGTAGCGGAACTCTTCAGGGGCACCTGCTG GCAGGGGAAGAATGCTTCTCAATTACAATGGATGAACAGAAGGATGTGTGGTACGAAATACGTTCATTTTCAAAGCCAGCCAACCCTCTCTCGTTTATTGGATACCCCTATGTACTTCTGAAGCAAAAGCATTTCGCTCGTGAGTCGACCTTGGCAATGCAGAAACATTTATCTGCCAAGCTAGACGATAAT ATATGCAAACATCTTTGCGTAGAACAGCACCCAGAAAAGGAGACAATGTGGCTATGA
- the LOC131020105 gene encoding cation/H(+) antiporter 1-like isoform X1 gives MDDGSDCFGRSGEFFNPVLTMGAQVSCLLVISHFFQLLLKPLGQPAPLAQILAGFVLGPSCLSHIDSVRTFFFYNSADYYETMALYARIVIMYLIGLEIDFPYLRRNLRVATVIACGSSFICTIFAIAVTSFIYEETGAQGSTAMMTLTLAIILCNTASPFVTCLAHDLKFANSDLGRLAISSSLVADAYAVFLLIILSTNKRDFGFSDWLVRGILYLIIVITAIFLNINLADWLNRRQRNQKYLKNTELFALIAVLFVAATSLETMGISSIFACFILGALFPRGGKAARTLLIKLSYSVHNFVLPFYFGYSGFKADLTHINSFRYFAVVAIVILLSIGGKVTGTLAACFHLKIPMNEGVLLAFLMNLKGHVDLLALTIGVEDKVMSSQLFCNLMTAAVVINSLIWGPLIAYTVRRESDILGYKHIDFENQCPESELKLLACVHSPRPVVTMIGLIATCKGPDSVAISPYLMHLIELPEKNKTKNLLYHQKAEDELSDDDNYGGNDVVEINETVDIFCAETGVMIRQAKVVAPYATMFADVCEFAEDVRASIIILPFHKHQRIDGKLENGKEGIRITNQKVLLHAKCTVAILIDRGLTAGSMHTSTSGSLHHIAMLFFGGHDDREALGLSKRLGMHHRISLTVIRFLHKSVPTEHVGIDVDHKEEDVLMAIPSHESEADADNTALTDFFNRFVTSGQAGYVMKHVENGEETASALRDMADMYTMFIVGKGSRCNSTLTTGISDWEECPELGRVGDFLASPDFELCGSVLVVQQHRSASADEDQ, from the exons ATGGACGATGGCTCGGATTGTTTCGGCCGGAGCGGAGAATTTTTCAATCCGGTTCTGACGATGGGGGCGCAGGTTTCATGCCTTCTTGTGATCTCCCATTTCTTCCAGCTTCTGCTCAAGCCCTTGGGCCAACCAGCACCCCTCGCGCAAATTCTC GCAGGATTCGTGCTAGGCCCGTCTTGTTTATCACACATAGACAGTGTCAGAACattctttttttataattctGCAGACTACTATGAAACCATGGCACTATATGCTCGGATCGTTATCATGTATCTTATCGGGCTTGAGATAGATTTTCCCTATCTAAGGCGCAACTTGCGAGTAGCAACCGTCATTGCCTGTGGAAGCAGTTTTATCTGTACGATATTTGCCATAGCTGTGACCTCTTTCATATATGAAGAGACGGGAGCTCAAGGTTCTACAGCCATGATGACTTTAACACTAGCAATCATCTTATGCAACACAGCCTCACCTTTCGTGACTTGCTTGGCACATGACCTTAAGTTTGCAAATTCTGATCTTGGGAGGTTGGCCATATCTTCGTCATTAGTAGCTGATGCATATGCTGTTTTCCTGTTGATTATACTTTCAACAAACAAGCGCGACTTTGGCTTCTCAGATTGGCTTGTCCGGGGAATTCTATATCTCATCATTGTTATAACTGCTATTTTCCTCAACATAAATCTAGCAGATTGGCTGAATAGGAGACAGAGAAACCAAAAGTACCTTAAAAACACCGAGCTTTTTGCTCTTATAGCAGTCTTGTTCGTTGCTGCCACATCTCTTGAGACTATGGGAATCAGCAGCATATTCGCATGTTTCATTCTTGGTGCACTGTTTCCTAGAGGAGGCAAAGCGGCTCGAACTCTCTTGATCAAACTCTCGTATTCAGTCCATAACTTTGTGCTACCGTTTTACTTTGGCTACAGCGGCTTCAAGGCAGATCTCACTCATATAAACAGTTTCCGTTACTTTGCTGTAGTTGCAATTGTTATCCTACTCAGCATTGGGGGGAAAGTAACCGGCACACTCGCTGCTTGCTTCCACCTGAAAATTCCTATGAATGAAGGGGTTCTTCTTGCTTTCTTAATGAACTTGAAAGGTCATGTGGACTTGCTTGCTCTGACCATTGGCGTTGAGGACAAA GTCATGTCCAGCCAACTATTCTGCAATTTGATGACAGCAGCTGTAGTGATCAATTCGTTGATTTGGGGACCCTTGATAGCTTACACGGTAAGAAGAGAGAGTGATATCCTAGGTTATAAGCATATAGATTTCGAAAACCAATGTCCAGAGAGTGAGTTAAAACTGCTGGCTTGTGTACATAGTCCCCGCCCCGTAGTAACCATGATAGGACTGATTGCAACTTGTAAAGGGCCTGATAGTGTTGCTATTTCTCCTTACTTGATGCACCTAATCGAGCTTCCggagaaaaacaaaacaaagaatcTCTTGTACCATCAGAAAGCAGAAGACGAACTCAGTGATGACGACAATTATGGTGGTAACGATGTGGTGGAGATCAACGAAACAGTTGACATCTTTTGTGCTGAGACCGGGGTGATGATTCGTCAAGCTAAAGTTGTAGCACCTTATGCAACTATGTTTGCTGATGTATGTGAATTTGCTGAGGATGTAAGAGCATCTATCATCATTCTACCTTTCCATAAACATCAAAGAATTGATGGGAAATTAGAGAATGGAAAGGAAGGCATAAGGATTACAAATCAAAAGGTCCTCCTTCATGCAAAATGCACGGTCGCCATCCTTATAGATCGCGGGCTCACTGCTGGCTCCATGCATACATCCACCTCTGGTTCGTTGCATCACATAGCTATGCTGTTTTTTGGCGGACACGATGATCGGGAAGCATTGGGGCTCAGTAAACGTCTAGGGATGCATCATCGCATTAGCCTCACCGTGATCAGGTTCCTACACAAGTCGGTGCCAACGGAACATGTAGGGATCGATGTAGATCACAAGGAGGAGGACGTCTTGATGGCCATACCAAGTCACGAGTCAGAAGCCGATGCAGACAACACAGCCTTGACTGACTTCTTCAATAG GTTCGTAACATCAGGTCAAGCAGGATATGTAATGAAGCACGTGGAGAACGGGGAGGAGACGGCATCGGCTCTAAGGGACATGGCCGATATGTATACGATGTTTATAGTGGGGAAAGGAAGCAGATGCAACTCCACATTAACAACAGGTATAAGTGATTGGGAAGAATGCCCTGAGCTTGGCAGAGTAGGTGATTTTTTAGCTTCTCCAGACTTCGAACTTTGTGGTTCAGTATTAGTTGTACAACAACATAGATCAGCCAGTGCTGATGAAGATCAATAG
- the LOC131020105 gene encoding cation/H(+) antiporter 1-like isoform X2 encodes MALYARIVIMYLIGLEIDFPYLRRNLRVATVIACGSSFICTIFAIAVTSFIYEETGAQGSTAMMTLTLAIILCNTASPFVTCLAHDLKFANSDLGRLAISSSLVADAYAVFLLIILSTNKRDFGFSDWLVRGILYLIIVITAIFLNINLADWLNRRQRNQKYLKNTELFALIAVLFVAATSLETMGISSIFACFILGALFPRGGKAARTLLIKLSYSVHNFVLPFYFGYSGFKADLTHINSFRYFAVVAIVILLSIGGKVTGTLAACFHLKIPMNEGVLLAFLMNLKGHVDLLALTIGVEDKVMSSQLFCNLMTAAVVINSLIWGPLIAYTVRRESDILGYKHIDFENQCPESELKLLACVHSPRPVVTMIGLIATCKGPDSVAISPYLMHLIELPEKNKTKNLLYHQKAEDELSDDDNYGGNDVVEINETVDIFCAETGVMIRQAKVVAPYATMFADVCEFAEDVRASIIILPFHKHQRIDGKLENGKEGIRITNQKVLLHAKCTVAILIDRGLTAGSMHTSTSGSLHHIAMLFFGGHDDREALGLSKRLGMHHRISLTVIRFLHKSVPTEHVGIDVDHKEEDVLMAIPSHESEADADNTALTDFFNRFVTSGQAGYVMKHVENGEETASALRDMADMYTMFIVGKGSRCNSTLTTGISDWEECPELGRVGDFLASPDFELCGSVLVVQQHRSASADEDQ; translated from the exons ATGGCACTATATGCTCGGATCGTTATCATGTATCTTATCGGGCTTGAGATAGATTTTCCCTATCTAAGGCGCAACTTGCGAGTAGCAACCGTCATTGCCTGTGGAAGCAGTTTTATCTGTACGATATTTGCCATAGCTGTGACCTCTTTCATATATGAAGAGACGGGAGCTCAAGGTTCTACAGCCATGATGACTTTAACACTAGCAATCATCTTATGCAACACAGCCTCACCTTTCGTGACTTGCTTGGCACATGACCTTAAGTTTGCAAATTCTGATCTTGGGAGGTTGGCCATATCTTCGTCATTAGTAGCTGATGCATATGCTGTTTTCCTGTTGATTATACTTTCAACAAACAAGCGCGACTTTGGCTTCTCAGATTGGCTTGTCCGGGGAATTCTATATCTCATCATTGTTATAACTGCTATTTTCCTCAACATAAATCTAGCAGATTGGCTGAATAGGAGACAGAGAAACCAAAAGTACCTTAAAAACACCGAGCTTTTTGCTCTTATAGCAGTCTTGTTCGTTGCTGCCACATCTCTTGAGACTATGGGAATCAGCAGCATATTCGCATGTTTCATTCTTGGTGCACTGTTTCCTAGAGGAGGCAAAGCGGCTCGAACTCTCTTGATCAAACTCTCGTATTCAGTCCATAACTTTGTGCTACCGTTTTACTTTGGCTACAGCGGCTTCAAGGCAGATCTCACTCATATAAACAGTTTCCGTTACTTTGCTGTAGTTGCAATTGTTATCCTACTCAGCATTGGGGGGAAAGTAACCGGCACACTCGCTGCTTGCTTCCACCTGAAAATTCCTATGAATGAAGGGGTTCTTCTTGCTTTCTTAATGAACTTGAAAGGTCATGTGGACTTGCTTGCTCTGACCATTGGCGTTGAGGACAAA GTCATGTCCAGCCAACTATTCTGCAATTTGATGACAGCAGCTGTAGTGATCAATTCGTTGATTTGGGGACCCTTGATAGCTTACACGGTAAGAAGAGAGAGTGATATCCTAGGTTATAAGCATATAGATTTCGAAAACCAATGTCCAGAGAGTGAGTTAAAACTGCTGGCTTGTGTACATAGTCCCCGCCCCGTAGTAACCATGATAGGACTGATTGCAACTTGTAAAGGGCCTGATAGTGTTGCTATTTCTCCTTACTTGATGCACCTAATCGAGCTTCCggagaaaaacaaaacaaagaatcTCTTGTACCATCAGAAAGCAGAAGACGAACTCAGTGATGACGACAATTATGGTGGTAACGATGTGGTGGAGATCAACGAAACAGTTGACATCTTTTGTGCTGAGACCGGGGTGATGATTCGTCAAGCTAAAGTTGTAGCACCTTATGCAACTATGTTTGCTGATGTATGTGAATTTGCTGAGGATGTAAGAGCATCTATCATCATTCTACCTTTCCATAAACATCAAAGAATTGATGGGAAATTAGAGAATGGAAAGGAAGGCATAAGGATTACAAATCAAAAGGTCCTCCTTCATGCAAAATGCACGGTCGCCATCCTTATAGATCGCGGGCTCACTGCTGGCTCCATGCATACATCCACCTCTGGTTCGTTGCATCACATAGCTATGCTGTTTTTTGGCGGACACGATGATCGGGAAGCATTGGGGCTCAGTAAACGTCTAGGGATGCATCATCGCATTAGCCTCACCGTGATCAGGTTCCTACACAAGTCGGTGCCAACGGAACATGTAGGGATCGATGTAGATCACAAGGAGGAGGACGTCTTGATGGCCATACCAAGTCACGAGTCAGAAGCCGATGCAGACAACACAGCCTTGACTGACTTCTTCAATAG GTTCGTAACATCAGGTCAAGCAGGATATGTAATGAAGCACGTGGAGAACGGGGAGGAGACGGCATCGGCTCTAAGGGACATGGCCGATATGTATACGATGTTTATAGTGGGGAAAGGAAGCAGATGCAACTCCACATTAACAACAGGTATAAGTGATTGGGAAGAATGCCCTGAGCTTGGCAGAGTAGGTGATTTTTTAGCTTCTCCAGACTTCGAACTTTGTGGTTCAGTATTAGTTGTACAACAACATAGATCAGCCAGTGCTGATGAAGATCAATAG
- the LOC131020109 gene encoding uncharacterized protein LOC131020109 — protein MPSAAADRWKKAVAMGLSLFGRSFNPSKCKTSAKMAVARIKLLRNKREVVIRQIRRDIALLLESGQDATARIRVEHVIREQNIMAANELIELFCDLVVARLSIIAKQRECPPDLKEGISSLIFAGPRCSELPELLAIRDVFQKKYGKDFVSAATDLRPNAGVNRLLIEKLSVKTPSGEVKLKVLKEIAKEYQVQWDTTETEEELLKPPEERIEGVNSFVSASGMPLKPVQKPPLESNDASNRGQGNIMNFQDVASAAGVAAEKALAAAEAAAVLAAYGGSKQMPAPHDGGAGIPRNSSRKFAPNSRAEYEDERTIKANGYEYYSHSRVENEQRVDDGRKVARRQSYNCQRAPTDVTRFDESESECDEEIEMEKPPSGGNTGRINRRHSYNAANSGVKYDEYNDDEEEEEEEERGSGDGAPERPAPQIPARRVHPKLPDYDALAARFEALKQHKARPR, from the exons ATGCCaagcgccgccgccgaccgctgGAAGAAGGCCGTTGCCATGGGTCTCTCCCTCTTCGGCCGCAGTTTCAACCCCTCCAAATG CAAAACGTCGGCGAAAATGGCGGTGGCGAggataaagctgctgagaaacAAGAGAGAGGTGGTGATCAGGCAGATCAGGCGCGATATTGCTCTGCTTCTTGAGTCCGGCCAAGATGCCACTGCTCGTATCCGA GTTGAACATGTGATAAGAGAACAGAATATAATGGCAGCGAACGAGTTAATCGAACTTTTCTGCGATCTAGTTGTGGCCAGGCTCTCTATCATAGCAAAACAAAG GGAATGCCCGCCTGACCTTAAAGAAGGAATATCGAGTTTAATATTTGCTGGCCCTCGATGCTCAGAACTTCCGGAGTTACTGGCCATACGAGACGTTTTCCAGAAGAAATATGGCAAGGATTTTGTTTCCGCAGCTACTGATCTGCGACCCAATGCTGGTGTCAACCGATTG CTTATTGAAAAGCTCTCTGTTAAGACGCCGTCTGGTGAAGTGAAGTTGAAAGTTTTGAAGGAAATTGCAAAGGAATACCAGGTTCAATGGGATACCACAGAAACGGAGGAGGAGTTGCTCAAGCCTCCAGAAGAGCGTATC GAAGGTGTAAACAGTTTTGTGAGTGCATCGGGTATGCCTTTGAAGCCTGTCCAAAAGCCGCCTCTCGAGTCAAATGATGCATCAAACAG AGGACAAGGTAATATCATGAATTTTCAAGACGTGGCATCAGCTGCTGGTGTTGCTGCTGAGAAAGCACTTGCTGCTGCTGAAGCAGCCGCGGTCCTAGCTGCCTATGGAGGCAGCAAGCAGATGCCTGCTCCTCATGATGGCGGCGCAGGCATCCCTCGTAATTCCAGTAGAAAGTTTGCACCAAACTCCCGAGCTGAGTATGAAGATGAGAGAACAATCAAAGCAAATGGTTATGAATACTACTCACACTCGAGGGTCGAAAATGAGCAGAGGGTTGATGATGGTAGGAAGGTGGCTAGGAGGCAGAGCTATAACTGTCAGAGGGCGCCAACAGATGTCACCAGGTTTGATGAATCAGAATCGGAGTGCGATGAAGAAATAGAGATGGAGAAACCACCAAGTGGCGGCAACACAGGGAGAATTAATCGAAGACATAGCTATAATGCTGCAAACTCAGGCGTCAAATATGATGAATACAAcgatgatgaagaagaagaagaagaggaagaaagaGGCAGTGGTGATGGGGCACCGGAGCGCCCGGCTCCACAAATTCCAGCTCGGCGTGTGCACCCCAAGTTGCCTGACTACGATGCACTCGCTGCTCGTTTTGAAGCTCTGAAACAGCACAAGGCAAGGCCTAGGTAA
- the LOC131020110 gene encoding ankyrin repeat domain-containing protein, chloroplastic-like, which yields MSSAAPWTSTILQKPQTPGPSLFSHLPLPHSRTIQFHRLNHNLTLKPLNSSSQPLYGSVSPAPPQDEDDDEEPAIGDCLVYEEGIFNDPFIENTRNSRRSGAHITKSATNKDADVSPENLIPDEWQDVQKELNITKKERRKMAQELEYGTRVAKRRQALMPLNSEGFEKTRQDKIEQMRLEKFEKIKQEKIKQLSPVVLDNPKKAYFREIKPEKETNGEVSGGRVAPRNPRLAVYGVGLEDVSAFFSSGKYESAAADKSQGTGKLFSQEEKAMMNRRVPDVAVATSGKWHPLHTLVATGEFYLVDSLLKHNLDINTPDKNGLTAIHKAILAKKQAIFNFLLRESANPFVRDNEGATLLHYAVFAASSQMIKILLLYNVDINLQDNDGWTPLHLAVQSRRTDILRLLLIKGADKSLKNKDGFTALDLCLYSGRDTRTYELIKLLKRIY from the exons ATGTCCTCAGCAGCACCTTGGACATCAACTATTCTGCAAAAACCCCAAACCCCTGGCCCTTCGCTATTCTCTCATCTCCCCCTTCCTCACTCTCGCACCATCCAATTTCATAGACTCAACCACAATCTCACCCTCAAGCCCCTCAACTCCTCTTCCCAACCTCTGTATGGCTCTGTTTCACCAGCTCCACCACAagacgaggacgacgacgaaGAGCCCGCTATCGGTGACTGCCTCGTCTACGAAGAGGGCATCTTCAACGACCCATTTATTGAGAACACCAGAAATTCCAGGCGTTCCGGCGCTCACATCACTAAATCGGCTACCAATAAAGACGCCGATGTCTCGCCGGAAAACCTAATTCCGGATGAGTGGCAGGATGTCCAGAAGGAATTGAACATCACGAAGAAGGAGCGGCGGAAGATGGCGCAGGAATTGGAGTACGGCACGCGGGTGGCGAAGCGGAGGCAGGCTCTGATGCCTCTGAATTCGGAGGGATTTGAAAAAACGAGGCAGgataaaattgaacaaatgaGGCTGGAGAAATTTGAGAAAATTAAGCAGGAAAAGATAAAGCAGCTGAGCCCGGTGGTGCTTGATAATCCGAAGAAGGCGTATTTTAGGGAGATAAAGCCTGAGAAGGAGACAAATGGAGAGGTTAGTGGAGGTAGAGTGGCGCCAAGGAATCCGAGGCTGGCAGTGTATGGAGTAGGTTTGGAGGATGTTTCTGCGTTTTTTAGCAGTGGGAAGTATGAGAGCGCTGCTGCTGATAAATCTCAAG GCACTGGTAAATTATTCTCACAAGAAGAGAAGGCAATGATGAATAGGCGGGTTCCTGATGTAGCAGTTGCTACCTCG GGGAAATGGCATCCTCTGCATACTCTTGTTGCTACCGGAGAATTTTACCTTGTTGATTCTCTGTTAAAGCACAACCTTGATATTAATACCCCAGACAAG AATGGACTGACTGCAATTCACAAAGCAATACTTGCCAAAAAGCAGGCTATTTTTAACTTTCTTTTGAGGGAATCAGCAAATCCATTTGTTCGTGACAAT GAGGGAGCTACCTTATTGCACTATGCTGTCTTTGCAGCTTCTAGTCAGATGATAAAGATCTTGTTATTGTACAATGTTGATATAAATCTTCAAGATAAT GATGGATGGACACCATTACATTTAGCAGTGCAATCCCGAAGGACAGATATACTGAGGCTTTTACTGATCAAGGGAGCTGATAAATCTCTAAAGAACAAG GATGGATTTACTGCTCTAGATCTTTGCCTCTACTCTGGCAGAGATACAAGAACTTACGAACTCATCAAGCTCCTCAAACGCATTTACTAG